Proteins from one Ammospiza nelsoni isolate bAmmNel1 chromosome 18, bAmmNel1.pri, whole genome shotgun sequence genomic window:
- the POP5 gene encoding ribonuclease P/MRP protein subunit POP5 isoform X1, with the protein MVRFKNRYVLCEVISEDPRCRQCIEDRVLGLAVRDAITRVHGDYGLACCSISFTVKYLNAYTGTVLLRCRKDSYRLLCSALPFVRHLESRGQRYPCSLNTLHVGGTIRTCQKFLIQYNRTQLLRLLQNCTNEEERQRIQKSLLSCSLTEEQSESGDEEDDDGTETD; encoded by the exons atggtGCGCTTCAAGAACAG GTACGTGCTCTGCGAGGTGATCTCGGAGGACCCGCGGTGCCGGCAGTGCATCGAGGACCGCGTGCTGGGCCTCGCCGTCAGAGACGCCATCACACGGGTGCACGGGGATTACGGCCTGGcgtgctgctccatctccttcACAG TGAAGTACCTGAACGCCTACACCGGGACGGTGCTGCTGCGCTGCCGCAAGGACTCGTACCGGCTGCTGTGCTCCGCGCTGCCCTTCGTGCGGCACCTGGAGAGCCGCGGGCAGCGCTACCCCTGCTCCCTCAACACCCTGCACGTCGGAG GTACCATAAGAACATGTCAGAAATTCCTGATTCAGTATAACAGAACACAGCTGCTGAGGTTGTTGCAAAACTGTACAAATGAAG AGGAAAGACAACGTATACAGAAGTCCTTGTTGAGCTGTTCCCTTACAGAAGAGCAGTCTGAAAGTGGagatgaggaggatgatgatggcACAGAGACAGACTGA
- the POP5 gene encoding ribonuclease P/MRP protein subunit POP5 isoform X2: MVRFKNRYVLCEVISEDPRCRQCIEDRVLGLAVRDAITRVHGDYGLACCSISFTGTIRTCQKFLIQYNRTQLLRLLQNCTNEEERQRIQKSLLSCSLTEEQSESGDEEDDDGTETD, encoded by the exons atggtGCGCTTCAAGAACAG GTACGTGCTCTGCGAGGTGATCTCGGAGGACCCGCGGTGCCGGCAGTGCATCGAGGACCGCGTGCTGGGCCTCGCCGTCAGAGACGCCATCACACGGGTGCACGGGGATTACGGCCTGGcgtgctgctccatctccttcACAG GTACCATAAGAACATGTCAGAAATTCCTGATTCAGTATAACAGAACACAGCTGCTGAGGTTGTTGCAAAACTGTACAAATGAAG AGGAAAGACAACGTATACAGAAGTCCTTGTTGAGCTGTTCCCTTACAGAAGAGCAGTCTGAAAGTGGagatgaggaggatgatgatggcACAGAGACAGACTGA